The genomic region TTGTGAGTTCTACATCGTGTTCGTAACGCTCATCGGAAGAGAGATGAGGTGAACCCTCCATAAATTGGGCGAACCTGGAAAAACCCCAAATTATTAGTCAGTCATTAACCTGGATTGTCTCAAGTTATGGTAAGCACCTTATGGGATCTTTTAATCTCAATACTGTTTTCCAGGGACTACATTCTGGACTCGAGCAATATTTCTTCAACTCTCCTAGTGCCTTTTTAGTTTCTTTAATACCCTGTTCTCTGTACTCGTCTTCTGTTAGTAATCTTCGACGTTCGGGAAACATCGAGTTCCTgattgaattataatttaagtATGATCTCAGTATCAATATCTGACTGaatcaaattttgaaaaaaaaaacaaatatttagcGAAATAGACAAGCAgataagtaaataaataaatgacaaaATAGTAGAACTAAGATTGCGTGTTAAACTTACCAGTAAACTTTTCCTTTCTGGAAGACAACGATTGGAAAATTATAGAGAATAATTATGAGAACACAAATGCCCGTAGAAGCTTCATGAAAATAGCTGCTAAAATATATCATAAGTAGTCCTGAACCCTGAAGAAACCACTGGATAATGTTTTTTGTTCTTGTGTTAGTTACCGGTCCAATCCGATAGCATATAATAAAACTGATGAACGAAGTAGTCAGTAGATACCACAGAACGTAATCTCTGTACTGCAAAAGAATTATTTGGGCGTTCTCCCAGAGGATGTTTGCCAGCCAGGTACTTAGAGTCCAACCACTGGCAATTATCAGGTACATTGCTTTCCCctgttataaattattaataccaATTGACTTTTCCTTGGAACTAATGGAATGTTGACTTACCCTTCCAAAAAATTTACTGATGAACCAAATAAGAATAAGTACTGAAAAAGCATCTCCCAGAGTAATTCCAGTGATGTAATAAAATAATGCATTTCGACTGAGTTTTGGGGCAGACCAGAAGAGAAGCGTTCCTCCGAGTGTGAGTGCTAATCGCCAGACATCAATACCTTAAACAGCAATTGCATTAATTAATAGGTTTAACAGTTATGTACAGAGATCTTGCAGTAGTCATTCAAGATATTATTAAGACTGACTTGTTAATGTCATCGACATCTTGTAACGATAATTATTGGCTGGGGGTGTGTAGACACCGATGCAAGTGTCCTCGAAAGGATTCATCTTCATCTGCTTACTCTTTTTTGTACCAAACCAATTAAATCTCCATGATCGTTGGCTGAGGTCGTGTTTCTCCACAACCTCGGGGGGACTCTTACCATCGTAAAGCTCGTATGTATCCAAGTCAGTATGTAAACTcagctgaaaaaaattatcactagTGTGAAAATAATCAAAGGTTAAAATCAAGTGAACTGACCAGTGCACGAACGAATACAACTCATCACACATTAACGATCAACCGGCtagaattcaataaaatgggaaatttcCACATTCCATCGAATTATAGACATTAAATTGGTTTTTAAAATGTCTTAATTCACTGCACTGAgtattttttactttcaaCATATGGATGAGGCCAGCGGCTGAACAAGTTCGAACACTGGCGCATTTGCTCTAtttacagaataaaaaatatgtctaTACCGTTAAAGTTCTCCAAAGGTGAATGAGGTATTTGGACTTCGCATTGTGGCAGAATATTCGTAATCCAGGTTTTGTATTTTCTACTGAATCCCCAGGTTCTAAATAATGCACTAGATCCAAACAAAAATAGTTAGTTAGTTACGCAGCTATCAAATCAAATTTGACTTCATTAAatttatacataaaagcacaaatagtttcaataaaattacagACT from Diachasmimorpha longicaudata isolate KC_UGA_2023 chromosome 1, iyDiaLong2, whole genome shotgun sequence harbors:
- the LOC135172678 gene encoding nuclear envelope integral membrane protein isoform X1, with amino-acid sequence MGLFKPRINGILLIVIVHHTLAQIAGANSLHYLEPGDSVENTKPGLRIFCHNAKSKYLIHLWRTLTLSLHTDLDTYELYDGKSPPEVVEKHDLSQRSWRFNWFGTKKSKQMKMNPFEDTCIGVYTPPANNYRYKMSMTLTSIDVWRLALTLGGTLLFWSAPKLSRNALFYYITGITLGDAFSVLILIWFISKFFGRGKAMYLIIASGWTLSTWLANILWENAQIILLQYRDYVLWYLLTTSFISFIICYRIGPVTNTRTKNIIQWFLQGSGLLMIYFSSYFHEASTGICVLIIILYNFPIVVFQKGKVYCQILILRSYLNYNSIRNSMFPERRRLLTEDEYREQGIKETKKALGELKKYCSSPECSPWKTVLRLKDPIRFAQFMEGSPHLSSDERYEHDVELTKLIEECEYTEDEDDDDY
- the LOC135172678 gene encoding nuclear envelope integral membrane protein isoform X3; the protein is MGLFKPRINGILLIVIVHHTLAQIAGANSLHYLEPGDSVENTKPGLRIFCHNAKSKYLIHLWRTLTLSLHTDLDTYELYDGKSPPEVVEKHDLSQRSWRFNWFGTKKSKQMKMNPFEDTCIGVYTPPANNYRYKMSMTLTSIDVWRLALTLGGTLLFWSAPKLSRNALFYYITGITLGDAFSVLILIWFISKFFGRGKAMYLIIASGWTLSTWLANILWENAQIILLQYRDYVLWYLLTTSFISFIICYRIGPVTNTRTKNIIQWFLQGSGLLMIYFSSYFHEASTGICVLIIILYNFPIVVFQKGKVYWFAQFMEGSPHLSSDERYEHDVELTKLIEECEYTEDEDDDDY
- the LOC135172678 gene encoding nuclear envelope integral membrane protein isoform X2; protein product: MGLFKPRINGILLIVIVHHTLAQIAGANSLHYLEPGDSVENTKPGLRIFCHNAKSKYLIHLWRTLTLSLHTDLDTYELYDGKSPPEVVEKHDLSQRSWRFNWFGTKKSKQMKMNPFEDTCIGVYTPPANNYRYKMSMTLTSIDVWRLALTLGGTLLFWSAPKLSRNALFYYITGITLGDAFSVLILIWFISKFFGRGKAMYLIIASGWTLSTWLANILWENAQIILLQYRDYVLWYLLTTSFISFIICYRIGPVTNTRTKNIIQWFLQGSGLLMIYFSSYFHEASTGICVLIIILYNFPIVVFQKGKVYWNSMFPERRRLLTEDEYREQGIKETKKALGELKKYCSSPECSPWKTVLRLKDPIRFAQFMEGSPHLSSDERYEHDVELTKLIEECEYTEDEDDDDY